The following proteins are co-located in the Hydractinia symbiolongicarpus strain clone_291-10 chromosome 7, HSymV2.1, whole genome shotgun sequence genome:
- the LOC130649291 gene encoding uncharacterized protein LOC130649291: MESKKPQIIKEKRLTQLRVKQTACEMWSLLRLFPLMIGAGVDEDYEMCKLLIDFTDIVKRLCAPKFTEDHLKILEHLITNFLKNYCCLFPEIALKPTAHFITHYPANIWEFGPLIKTLRFESKHSYFKNSITNTRNYMNVCKSMAIHHQMLMYLYNKEDSYFSSHDIMPVGCKEKSINEIPELYKDFLSPIIPHAAHSLLEAQGVTYNGNKFYSSGVVVVFVDDKNLEMGEIISVYHQ; the protein is encoded by the coding sequence ATGGAATCTAAAAAGCCCCAGATTATTAAAGAAAAGCGCCTTACACAGTTAAGGGTAAAGCAAACTGCATGCGAGATGTGGAGCTTACTACGACTTTTTCCATTGATGATAGGTGCTGGTGTTGATGAAGATTATGAAATGTGTAAGTTGTTGATTGATTTTACTGATATTGTAAAGAGATTGTGTGCTCCAAAATTTACTGAAGATCATCTTAAGATTTTAGAacatttaattacaaattttttaaagaattattgtTGTTTATTTCCTGAGATAGCATTGAAACCTACGGCACATTTCATTACACACTATCCTGCAAACATTTGGGAATTTGGGCCGCTCATAAAGACTCTTCGTTTTGAATCCAAACAcagctattttaaaaattcaatcaCAAATACAAGGAATTATATGAATGTATGTAAGTCTATGGCTATTCATCATCAAATGCTTATGTATTTGTACAACAAGGAAGACTCATACTTTTCATCTCATGACATAATGCCGGTTGGTTGTAAAgaaaaatcaataaatgaaaTTCCAGAACTGTATAAAGATTTCTTAAGTCCAATTATACCACATGCTGCACATAGTCTTCTCGAAGCACAGGGTGTAACATACAatggaaataaattttattcaagTGGTGTTGTGGTTGTTTTTGTTGATGATAAAAATCTTGAAATGGGTGAAATAATTAGTGTTTATCATCAATGA
- the LOC130648577 gene encoding uncharacterized protein LOC130648577, with product MSGSARDQQVECLKFEYTGDKNFYPGQPFQHRIEIPVGCDTTRYADYLKALQFINTRKNEIPRDLLSHLGHENPVSLYVANGRKVYKVQCPFLVCNYMGDRIDRHLEAVHRVKRRLVFVYRISNFISNLLDIFFFLRLRYYDRVDTHFRRVHGVTDAQIKEGLRVAQKISRNFNKYYPISLRTLMYTLASNKVRAFSICTARHSPCVWVG from the exons ATGAGTGGCAGTGCACGTGACCAACAAGTTGAGTGCTTAAAATTTGAATACACAGGGGATAAAAATTTTTACCCAG ggcAACCTTTTCAACACAGAATTGAAATACCTGTTGGTTGTGACACGACAAG GTACGCAGATTATCTGAAGGCACTGCAATTTATCAACACTAGAAAAAACGAAATTCCAAGAGACCTATTGTCACATCTTGGTCACGAAAACCCTGTTTCATTATATGTTGCAAATGGACGAAAGGTATACAAAGTGCAATGCCCTTTCCTTGTGTGCAACTACATGGGTGACAGAATTGACAGACATTTGGAAGCTGTCCACCGTGTGAAACGGAGACTTG TGTTTGTATATCGTATATCGAATTTTATATCGAATCTTcttgatatatttttctttcttcgccTTAGGTATTACGACAGGGTTGATACACACTTCCGTCGAGTGCATGGTGTTACTGATGCGCAAATAAAAGAAGGTTTGAGAGTTGCGCAAAAGATTTCAagaaattttaacaaatatt ACCCAATTTCGTTGCGAACATTGATGTACACGCTGGCGTCAAACAAAGTAAGAGCCTTTTCTATATGTACCGCACGACATTCTCCGTGTGTATGGGTTGGTTAA